The Bombus fervidus isolate BK054 chromosome 8, iyBomFerv1, whole genome shotgun sequence genome window below encodes:
- the Dl gene encoding dorsal isoform X1, which produces MEQFHDMSDGNINISDVIEVIQTTDPGFVECSGKEDQLPLEMNTERLLPYVEIIEQPASKALRFRYECEGRSAGSIPGVNSTPENKTFPSIRIVGYKGRAVVVVSCVTKDQPHRPHPHNLVGKEACKRGVCTVEVSSENMTVTFANLGIQCVKKKDIEEALKIREEIRVDPFRTGFEHKRQPTSIDLNAVRLCFQVFLEGGQKGKFNVPLPPVVSDPIFDKKAMSDLVICKLSHSNASVAGGMEMILLCEKVAKEDIQVRFFEEKDGQVIWEGFGDFQPVHVHKQTAIAFKTPTYRMQQVEQPVQICIQLKRPSDGATSEPLPFQMLPLGAGRPAFWSLRKAFARKKTDYSTFSKILATESALFSNVTPKFPRNVDEYNNNDDFNVKKSSNKISALRALNDLYNVKNTLDSCNGNIEMNQNISQNVSHIKSTIIDYQNNEIPINEEKQTRENEQINRTYKIDNRYIDKEMNDDNSGTLICTKSDSTADNTCVFKQNADISKNNSDWFDYSEVGKWVQKGQMCLKEKDNETDFKTETAEDCNKSFNELLTQVAELDQIYADTHTKLVQAAIEQNTTDQSMDIDVCDNQTYTSLQMAMKNPIEFIDLPNERKYEDVCIPKTDVNQSCPSPPVTTKRDGTQETEERLPPLPPKRIRKMPSMPLLPRPISSHMTSESFIEAPNKTLPSLPATLTKNSKQGLFSKLFAKKAKKDKDSISNVSKENSQPLCSTGNVSYLTTNNTPTSPQLQISRPSAISTNSVKSLKLEGDETPPYGIELTEAEHYALYTAMAPHATVSEFDEMSFYYSPVEGGKIYSEKKET; this is translated from the exons ATGGAACAATTCCATGATATGAGTgatggaaatataaatataagtgaTGTCA TTGAAGTCATCCAAACTACCGATCCTGGGTTTGTGGAATGTAGTGGGAAGGAGGATCAACTGCCACTGGAAATGAATACTGAGAGGTTATTGCcatatgttgaaataatagaaCAGCCAGCAAGTAAAGCTTTACGTTTTCGCTATGAATGTGAAGGCAGATCGGCTGGTAGTATACCAGGAGTAAATAGTACACCAGAAAACAAAACATTTCCTAGTATAAGA ATAGTTGGATATAAAGGTCGAGCTGTAGTTGTAGTATCATGTGTAACAAAAGATCAACCACACAGACCTCATCCTCATAATCTCGTTGGAAAGGAAGCATGTAAACGTGGTGTATGTACAGTAGAAGTCTCATCAGAAAATATGACAGTCACATTTGCAAATCTTGGTATTCAGTGTGTTAAGAAAAAGGATATCGAAGAGGCACTTAAAATAAGAGAGGAAATTCGTGTAGATCCCTTTCGAA CTGGCTTCGAACACAAAAGACAACCTACTAGTATTGATCTAAATGCAGTGAGATTGTGCTTTCAAGTTTTCTTAGAAGGAggacaaaaaggaaaattcaATGTGCCATTACCACCAGTTGTATCTGACCctatatttgataaaa aagCAATGTCAGATCTTGTGATATGCAAGCTCAGTCACTCTAATGCGTCAGTCGCTGGTGGTATggaaatgattttattatgcGAGAAGGTTGCAAAGGAAGATATACAAGTTAGATTTTTCGAGGAGAAGGATGGGCAAGTGATTTGGGAAGGATTTGGTGATTTTCAGCCCGTTCACGTACATAAGCAA ACAGCAATTGCATTCAAAACACCCACATATCGCATGCAGCAAGTGGAGCAACCGGTACAAATATGCATTCAACTGAAAAGACCGTCGGATGGTGCGACGAGCGAACCATTACCTTTTCAGATGTTACCTCTCGGTGCAGGTAGGCCTGCTTTCTGGTCTTTACGGAAAGCATTTGCCAGGAAGAAAACAGATTATAGTACATTTAGTAAAATCTTAGCCACTGAATCGGCATTATTTTCAAACGTTACCCCTAAATTTCCGCGTAATGTCGAtgagtataataataatgatgattttaatgtaaaaaaatcGAGTAACAAAATTTCTGCGTTACGCGCtttaaatgatttatataacgtaaaaaatacattagattCTTGTAATGGAAATATAGAAATGAATCAAAATATCTCACAGAATGTAAGTCATATTAAAAGCACTATTATAGATTATCAAAATAACGAAATCCCAATAAATGAAGAGAAACAAACTAGAGAaaatgaacaaataaatagaacGTACAAAATTGATAATAGATATATAGACAAAGAAATGAATGATGACAACTCGGGAACTTTAATTTGTACTAAATCCGATAGTACCGCTGACAACACGTGTGTATTTAAGCAGAATGCAGATATATCCAAAAATAATTCCGATTGGTTCGACTATTCGGAAGTGGGAAAATGGGTGCAAAAGGGTCAAATGTGTCTCAAAGAGAAAGATAATGAAACAGATTTTAAAACAGAAACAGCGGAGGATTGCAATAAGTCCTTCAATGAATTATTGACACAAGTAGCTGAATTAGATCAAATATATGCAGATACACATACAAAGTTAGTGCAAGCAGCCATTGAACAAAATACAACGGATCAATCTATGGATATTGACGTTTGCGATAATCAAACTTATACCAGCTTACAAATGGCTATGAAAAATCCTATTGAATTTATTGATTTACCGAACGAGAGGAAGTATGAGGACGTATGTATACCAAAAACAGATGTTAATCAATCTTGTCCTTCTCCTCCAGTAACTACGAAGAGGGACGGAACGCAGGAAACGGAAGAGAGATTACCGCCTTTACCGCCGAAACGAATCCGCAAAATGCCCTCTATGCCTCTTCTACCTCGTCCTATATCCTCTCATATGACATCTGAGTCATTCATTGAAGCACCAAACAAAACTTTACCTTCTCTACCTGCTACTCTAACTAAGAACTCAAAACAAGgactattttcaaaattgtttgCAAAGAAAGCAAAGAAAGATAAAGACTCAATTTCGAATGTATCTAAAGAAAATAGTCAGCCTTTGTGTTCTACAGgaaatgtttcatatttgACAACAAACAATACCCCAACTAGCCCacaattacaaatttcaagACCTAGTGCAATAAGTACTAATAGCGTTAAATCGCTTAAATTGGAAGGTGACGAAACACCACCATATGGAATTGAATTAACAGAAGCTGAACATTATGCATTGTATACTGCTATGGCACCACATGCAACTGTGTCAGAATTTGATGAAATGTCCTTTTATTATAGTCCAGTAGAAGgtggaaaaatttattctgaaaaaaaagaaacgtaa